The DNA segment TATTATGCACAGGGCGCACTGATAGCAGCTAATACGATTCCACAGGTGCTGCAGTACTGCCAGCACGGTCGCCAGACACTGATGAGGCTGCAGCGTACAAGTTCTTCTCCGATGGACCGTACGGAGGCCCCATCAAGGAAGTCGCGAATGTCAAGCGGGCGAAAGATGAAGCGGCTGCGTACAAGTTCTTCTCCGATGGACCGTACGGAGGCCCCATCAAGGAAGTCGCGAATGTCAAGCGGGCGAAAGATGAAGCGGCTGCGTACAAGTTCTTCTCCGATGGACCGTACGGAGGCCCCATCAAGGAAGTCGCGAATGTCAAGCGGGCGAAAGATGAAGCGGCTGCGTACAAGTTCTTCTCCGATGGACCGTACGGAGGCCCCATCAAGGAAGTCGCGAATGTCAAGCGGGCGAAAGATGAAGAGCCTGCGTACGGGTTCTTCTCCGATGCACCGTACGTAGGCCCCATCAAGGAAGTCGCGAATGTCTAACGAGGGCATGATGAAGCAGCGGCCGCCAAAGGGCGACCGCGAGTCGAAAACGATTGAAAGATGAGCGGTAGCCTTTCCCGTTGTCGTTAGCAGCCCGAATGATGTTTTGGAAATAGAGAATGAGGACACTCTTTTCGCCGATGGAACATTTGCGAGAAGAATCAAGCAAGTTATGTACTTTGTTACCCGACTCTTAAAAGATCGTGATGTGAGACCTTTCTTCCTCGACCACTAGCGTCGTGCGAGTTCGGTGGCCAATCGCCTGGATGAGTAAGACACTATGCTCCGAGTTGCAGACGTCGGCGACAGAGCCGGCATGGTGAAAGTTTTGTTGCGATTCTCGGGGCGTAACaatgtggtggtggtcgttCAGCCGAACTCGGACTCGAATTCGCGACTGGCGCCTACCACGCCGCTGGCCCGTTCCGTTCCGTTGCGTCGAgctgtcttcctcttcctcttcctcttcctcttgacGTTGGCATTAGCCCCCAACCCAACACCTCTATTCCCCCGCCCAGCCATCTTCAGCACGTCCACCCCACTCGCACGCGTCTACTGCGATATCCATGCTATCTTGGTAACTGGTGCGGAGAGCTGACAGCGCGTGATGGCGCGTCGCAACGACAGGTAGGATCTCGTTCGCACGAACAGcatgtcttcatcatctccacTTCAGCGATGTTCTCTATCCTGCAAACGCGTCGCACTACTGCTTCATCGCCCTTCAACAGTGATTCTGCTCACAGGACAGTTTGCTGAGATTCGCCTGAAATATACCTCTTCAAAGACACCTGCCTACTCCGATTCAGGGAACAGAACGTTGGAGAAGTCTAGATCTTCTCGAGAAACGGTGAAGATCATGTCGCAACTTCTCCACATGCGCGACAAGATGCTGGACGTTTTAAAATTCGATTTACGGCAGATAGTGAACTGAAGCCAAGACGTCCACCCGGAGAGCGAAACAAGCTCCCCATTGATCACCTTCCACACCATCAACGCAACCTGCCTCGACCCACTCGTCCTCCGCTTACACGACCTCACTCCAAAGACATTCTCACAACGCACCGTCAACCCAAGAGGCGGAAAACATGGTGTGCCAAACAGGGTATgacagaagacgaggagcgTGGCTTCAAGGAGATCGAAAATATATGGGAGCGACTCAAACTTGCTGAGATTGTGTATGACAAACATGGCACTCCGGTCGTGTCAACTGGCAGCGGTGtcgaagaaatagaggaggGCAAGGAAGAAAAGTAAGAACGCTTAGCGACTGCTGCGAACTTGGGCGCCAGCAAAGTCCTGCGTTGCCTGCAGAGCTTGAACACAACCCCGATATATGTTCACGAGATCGATGAAGACGGCTATGACGTGAGCGGTTATCGCCCGTCTACTTTGGACAAGGTCTTGACTGAGAATCTGTGCCGCTCATTGTGCTGGCACTTGGAAGCCGAGCGACTCTTTGAATCACTTCACAATTTCGGAAAGTTGAGTCCAAGCCCAATTTTGGACTGGGTCAATGAAGGAGAAAGCGCGTTCGCACGTGCTCCGCCAGGCGCGATATACTATTGGCCTGGCGCAATGCTCCAAGCCCACCTGCGAGCCACTCTGTACTGGCACGAATCTCCCGATGTCTCGATCGATGTATTGGCCAGGTTTCAGGGACGCAATTTGACGAGATCTCTCACTGCCATGGTATGCACCTCTTCGCAAATCAGAAATCACTGCGAGCGAAATGAATCGTACGACAAATTCCTTGGGTTGGAGCTCTCCCGTTTACAACGCGCAATCGCCATGCTCTGGCATCCCATCGACCCAGACGCTCTTCCCCTGACGAAGGCCTACATAGAAATGCGAGCACGCAAGAAGAACTCAAAGGAAGCACGCGCCCTTACTAATGCGAATATCCCAATAAAATCGAAGTTCGACCGCGACGTTATCCGCGCGTCAtacatcctcctccttcaaGACGAAGAACAACAAGTCGATCAACTACTGCAGAGCATTCCGATGAGCGTCACTGGATTTGAAGCCCGACAGCGACGCGTGAAGCTATTTGATGAATATCATCACGATCCTCGCTTGCAGAAATTGCATGAGCAATGTCCTCGTCTGGAGAAGATCTGGAATGTGCTGAATGAGAGGAAAGCGTTCTATGAGAGTCAGATGAGACAGGCTGAAAAGATGAGAGAGAGACGTAAGGCGAAGGAGCAAGAGGAGATGGCGCTGGAGAATCCTTTTCAGGGAGAGAAGCCTGCGAAACAGCCTGCGCGATACCAGGTTGCTAAAAGGCACCAGGAGCTCCAGGCGCATAATGAGCGTCAAGCACAACAACGGAAGGATCTTCCACTTCATGAAACGCGGGTCATAAAGGTCATTAAGcctgagaaggaggaggaggaggaggaggaggatgatgtcgTTCGCCAATGAGTATGCTCGGTGGTGTATCAAGCCTCGATCGCCGTCTGATGCTACCGATAGGACATATGTAGAGCTAGAAGATCCGCTTACGAGCAGATGGCATTTCACACGAGTGTGTAATGTGAAGCAGAGGACATGCCGCGACTGGCATTTTACTTTCACACCCGAATTCTGTTGAGTGGAGATCTCACTGATCGCAAATCATGACTGCTCATCTTAGTGGGCAGTAAACTCCTCAAACGATGCCGCCCTCAATGTGCATCAGTCACAAAGCAGAGGCATGCCATCGATGAAAGTCGTACAAGCATACGCACACGCGACGTGTTTTGCCAAGCTTCTGGTCAGATGTGGGTCAAGCGGTAAGAATCATCCGACCTCACGTCTTCGCCTCCTGCCTTCATCAATACCATTGCGCAATGCATCAATTCGTGGCAAGAATGTCGACACCACGTCGACTGCTTACCATCGCTCCGCGGCTGTGGCGTTGCGAAGCTATCTCAGCTCGATTGGGGATCCGATTCACGCACTCTGCAACCCCTGCAGTGCATCCAGCACATCCTAAACGGCATAGAATCGATGTTTTCCGGTACAGGCTGGCCCCCAAATTCGGCAAACCCCGTTTCAACAGTGGCGATGAGATCTTGGAAGCGTCAGAGAGGACCAAGATCTATCCCAAAGAACCACGAGCACTTCTACAAACCTCCTACCACAAGATTAAGCTCCTCCCTTTTGAAGAACAAGCGAGTGCCGCCGCAGATGTCGGCGCGAGCAAAATTGTACGCTACTTGCAGAACCTCGATCTCGATACACGGAATGAAGTTGTCACTTCACAACTCGCAGACTTTTTGTGCTGGCACTTGGAAGCGGAATATTCGCAGCAGATCCCCCGCACAGATTCTGCTGCGCCCGAGTTCTCTTCTCCTGTGACAGAATGGCTCGATGAAGCGTGCTCGCGATCTTGGCAGAGCTGGTCCAGCTCAACGGACTACTGGGCCACCAGGGTCCTCGCCTCGCACGTCAAAGCCATCATGTACTGGCACATGGACTTTACCTCGGCGGTCCGCATTGTAGAGCGATGCAACGACCATATGCACACCGGTCGagctataggctacttacaCGACGCTCTCACCACATCATCTCTGGTTACGGATCCGCACAATCGGTCTTTGAAGATATCTGAAGAATCTTTCAACCGCTATCTGAAGATTGCCAATTCCGAAGGCCGGCACGCCGTTGCTATGCTGCATCATCCTACGGCGCCCGATGCACTGCCCCTCTATCGCTTGCATCAAGCTGCGCCGCCGACGATTCCTGGCAAACTTGGGAATTACCATGCACGACCTGAGCAATACGCGAGAGCTTCTGAGCTTCTTCGGGAACAGGGAATGGAGGACGAAGCCAATGATATGTATCAAGCTTGGGATGGTATTAATGGTGGAAGTGCGTAGTCATGCTCGGTCTCCGTGAACAGAATACAAGTAGTCCAACACGGCCAACAGTTGCGATTGCAGTCAATTCCAAGCTCGAAACCGGTTGCCAAGGTCAGCATACAAGTGTCAGCATTTGATACGCTCAACGAAAAGCGATACATTGTCCAACATTGCTGGCAGGAAGTTATATGACGAACGCACACCAGCGAAAGTGCCAAACCGGGTTTTGGGTATcaattgctgctggcgaATAAGGCACTTAATGCTGTCAGTCTTGGCTACCTGGTCTGCAGTCATGCCGTCTGCATCCCGCAGACTTGAAGGAAAACCAATTCTCAGCAATGTGTAAACAGCGCAGAACGCTCCTGCTCGTGCCGCATCATGGAGGAGCAGCTTGGTCTTGACTTCGGGAGACCAGATCTTGCAAATGTATCTTTTGCTGGAAGTACGACATATATGGGACAAGTCCATTTGCAATTGTACATACTGCACATTGAGCTGGTCGATCCGGCAGTTCCAGAGCATTCCCGTGCCGAAGGATATTTTGTAAGATGATGTTGCAAGCTCGCGGAGTCCATACGACCAAAGGTGAAACTGGTCATAGTAGTGTTGATCGTGGATGGCCGTCCAGTACTCATATGCAGAGGACATCAACTTCGCCAGGAACTTCCGGCAAAGAATCTCTCCCGGCTCGATGTTCTGGGCGTTTTTGATAACGTAACAGAAAGCATACTTTCGAAGCCGGCTTCTCCAGACGAAGGTAGGATCTGTCTCCTGGTCTTTCATTCGTTCGTGTACTTTGACACGTGGATCGTGTTCACAATCCCCCAACCGGCGTCTTGTGAAAATATAAAGCCTCAGCAGTTCTGATTCCGTCCACTGAGTTTgaagcagagcaagaccGATATCCGAATGGGAATACAGCAAGCCGGTGGTCTTGATGCTGGAAAATGCTCTCGACTGCAGTGTCTGAAGTCCTCCCTGGAGAAGGTAGTCGCGCACAGACACGTGTGCGAAGGTCACTTGGAGATACATCTACCAGGCGTGGCTGGAGGTCTGAATCCCTCTGTATACACTGGACCTGGATGACGGCCTCGAGATAAACCTTGAAGAGTGGGTCATGCGGGGTCTTATGAAGTGCAAGTAGGCCCAATGAGAGCCTCTTCACTTTCTCCAGCCACTGTTCCATCTCGATTGGAAAATGCTGCGTATCTCTCAAGAATTCATATTTCGGAAGGCCGGCAACATCTGGTCTCAGTGCTAAGCCAGCCTGAAGTTCTCCACATGTCAGGGGCCGAAACGCAGAGGACACCCAGCTGAACACTGCGAGCAGAAGCCTAGCATCCAGGACGGACAACCTTTTCAGCAATGTACCGTAGAGTGCAGTCAGTCCTGAGGGCAACCGTGCCAGCTCTTCTAAGAGAGCACGGGCCGTAAGGCAAACATCGCCGAAGTCATGCTGTATCCTCAAGAGCTCATCTGCCGCGAGAGCTGCCCATCTGAAGGATCCCTGGCATTTTTGCAAAAGCTCAATCACCAGCGTAGATCGGATGCCCTCTTCAAAGTTCCCTAACTGGACATTCAGTTGCGCTTGAATGTCTCGTGAAGTCTGAGTTTTCAGATCAATATACCGTACCAGCTTACGATCCACGTTGCCGGTAGGCCTGCTCGCAATACAGAGGGAGATCTTGGGGCTACTGCGAACGACACTTTTGAGGAATGTCCAGACAGCTTGCCGCTCCTCAGGCTTGCATTCGTCCAGGGCATCAATCAATATTGTGATGGGACACTGCGCTGTAGTGCTCAACGCACTGGTCCTCAATAGACTTTGCAGCTCAACTTCCGTCCATTTCCAGGAGCCCGTAGAGTGTCCAGGGCTTCCGTCTTGTTCGCATCTTTTTCTGAAGTCGGATCTCTTCGAGAATTGTACCATCGTCCGGTCATCGGCGGCAAGAATCTGGTGAAGCAATGCATGTAGCATCGCAAGCAACGAACTCTCCCATCCTACGCCTCtcatgaagaagaaggacaagttATGTGCCTGACTCTTGCGCAGCGCCTTTCGCACTAGATCCAGCATGAGCGTCGATTTTCCAGTCCCGGATTCGCCTTCGATGTACAGAAATCCGGCATTATGCAGCCATGTTTTATAATCTTAATGATCGAGGATCCAATCACAGGTTCCGGGCGTTTTCTCCTGTAGGCCAGGTCTGCTTCGCATATTGGATGTTGCAAGGGATCGCAAACATTCTCTGTAGCGTCAGCCAGTCTTTCACGTGGCTCCCAACAAGCGCGCTTACGATTCGACCAGAATATCCTTTCCTCCCTCTTTTCTCGAGTCTCGGTCTCGAAGTCGTACTCTCCCTCTTCGTCGGTTTCCTGTTGGTCTTCGGCGCTCCTCACTTCTCCGTGAGCCTCCGCTTGGCCGCCAAAAATAAATACTGAATTCTCGATGTGATTGGCCTGGATCGCGTTCTCG comes from the Cercospora beticola chromosome 4, complete sequence genome and includes:
- a CDS encoding uncharacterized protein (antiSMASH:Cluster_3), producing MARTYTGRFSQNENAIQANHIENSVFIFGGQAEAHGEVRSAEDQQETDEEGEYDFETETREKREERIFWSNHYKTWLHNAGFLYIEGESGTGKSTLMLDLVRKALRKSQAHNLSFFFMRGVGWESSLLAMLHALLHQILAADDRTMVQFSKRSDFRKRCEQDGSPGHSTGSWKWTEVELQSLLRTSALSTTAQCPITILIDALDECKPEERQAVWTFLKSVVRSSPKISLCIASRPTGNVDRKLVRYIDLKTQTSRDIQAQLNVQLGNFEEGIRSTLVIELLQKCQGSFRWAALAADELLRIQHDFGDVCLTARALLEELARLPSGLTALYGTLLKRLSVLDARLLLAVFSWVSSAFRPLTCGELQAGLALRPDVAGLPKYEFLRDTQHFPIEMEQWLEKVKRLSLGLLALHKTPHDPLFKVYLEAVIQVQCIQRDSDLQPRLVDVSPSDLRTRVCARLPSPGRTSDTAVESIFQHQDHRLAVFPFGYRSCSASNSVDGIRTAEALYFHKTPVGGL
- a CDS encoding uncharacterized protein (antiSMASH:Cluster_3) — encoded protein: MHLAVLLVVTAACSAAVLPARSPDTDEAAAYKFFSDGPYGGPIKEVANVKRAKDEAAAYKFFSDGPYGGPIKEVANVKRAKDEAAAYKFFSDGPYGGPIKEVANVKRAKDEAAAYKFFSDGPYGGPIKEVANVKRAKDEEPAYGFFSDAPYVGPIKEVANV
- a CDS encoding uncharacterized protein (antiSMASH:Cluster_3), which produces MSTPRRLLTIAPRLWRCEAISARLGIRFTHSATPAVHPAHPKRHRIDVFRYRLAPKFGKPRFNSGDEILEASERTKIYPKEPRALLQTSYHKIKLLPFEEQASAAADVGASKIVRYLQNLDLDTRNEVVTSQLADFLCWHLEAEYSQQIPRTDSAAPEFSSPVTEWLDEACSRSWQSWSSSTDYWATRVLASHVKAIMYWHMDFTSAVRIVERCNDHMHTGRAIGYLHDALTTSSLVTDPHNRSLKISEESFNRYLKIANSEGRHAVAMLHHPTAPDALPLYRLHQAAPPTIPGKLGNYHARPEQYARASELLREQGMEDEANDMYQAWDGINGGSA
- a CDS encoding uncharacterized protein (antiSMASH:Cluster_3), with amino-acid sequence MTEDEERGFKEIENIWERLKLAEIVYDKHGTPVVSTGSGVEEIEEGKEENKVLRCLQSLNTTPIYVHEIDEDGYDVSGYRPSTLDKVLTENLCRSLCWHLEAERLFESLHNFGKLSPSPILDWVNEGESAFARAPPGAIYYWPGAMLQAHLRATLYWHESPDVSIDVLARFQGRNLTRSLTAMVCTSSQIRNHCERNESYDKFLGLELSRLQRAIAMLWHPIDPDALPLTKAYIEMRARKKNSKEARALTNANIPIKSKFDRDVIRASYILLLQDEEQQVDQLLQSIPMSVTGFEARQRRVKLFDEYHHDPRLQKLHEQCPRLEKIWNVLNERKAFYESQMRQAEKMRERRKAKEQEEMALENPFQGEKPAKQPARYQVAKRHQELQAHNERQAQQRKDLPLHETRVIKVIKPEKEEEEEEEDDVVRQ